From one Sparus aurata chromosome 16, fSpaAur1.1, whole genome shotgun sequence genomic stretch:
- the slc2a1c gene encoding solute carrier family 2, facilitated glucose transporter member 1 isoform X2, producing MASQESHLTATLLTSILAAVLGSLQIGYHTGNVNAPAKIIEEFFNHTWRARHNQSMPDHSLTLLWSLSVSIKDFGALLGSLGVKYLADSYGRRNSILIVNCLSVVGACLMSASKVSKSFEVLILGRLVFGLFCGLVMSLNPLYIQEVSPTNLRGAFATLNQVSFASGILVGMVAGLETMMGTEHHWAMMLSLSIIPALIQYLVFPFCPESPRYLLINQGEESKAEAALLRLKGNTDKVYAELEEMKEEAAHTQTGVTISEFFKKRRYKQPIIIVLIINLGSQLSGFNAIINYSTRMFQAKFDEAKYLTLGVGAVNVTFTLVAFFLMERAGRRRLLLTGFISIAVCNLLMTIVDSVLHLVPELRSLQVLLVFCLISAYELGPGPISWFIAAELFDQPGRPIAMAFTSMLNWGGKFVLALLFPPLLKLCGAYVYLLFMIVALFAFTFTWFRLPETKGRTFDDIAEEFRGAEGIPLHNKAGFNTFT from the exons ATGGCGTCTCAGGAG AGCCATCTGACAGCCACACTCCTGACCTCCATCCTGGCCGCGGTTCTCGGCTCCCTGCAGATCGGCTACCACACCGGCAACGTCAACGCTCCAGCCAAG ATCATCGAGGAGTTCTTCAACCACACCTGGAGAGCCAGGCACAACCAGTCGATGCCAGATCACAGCCTGACTCTCCTGTGGTCGCTCTCTGTCAGCATCAAGGACTTCGGAGCCTTGCTGGGCTCGCTGGGTGTCAAATATCTGGCAGATTCTTATGgaag ACGTAACTCCATCCTCATAGTTAACTGCCTCTCTGTGGTGGGAGCCTGTCTGATGTCTGCCTCCAAAGTCAGCAAGTCATTTGAGGTTCTCATCCTGGGACGGTTGGTGTTCGGTCTCTTCTGCGGCCTGGTGATGAGCCTTAACCCGCTCTACATCCAGGAGGTGTCGCCCACAAACCTCAGAGGGGCTTTCGCTACGCTAAACCAAGTGTCCTTTGCCTCGGGCATCCTGGTGGGAATG GTGGCTGGTCTGGAGACAATGATGGGTACTGAGCATCACTGGGCCATGATGCTGTCCCTGTCCATCATCCCGGCCCTGATACAGTACCTGGTCTTCCCTTTCTGCCCTGAGAGCCCTCGCTATCTGCTCATCAACCAAGGAGAGGAAAGCAAGGCGGAAGCTG CCCTGCTGAGGCTGAAAGGCAACACAGACAAGGTGTATGCTGAGCTGGAAGAAATGAAGGAGGAGGCCGCCCACACTCAGACTGGAGTCACCATCAGTGAGTTCTTTAAGAAGCGCCGCTACAAGCAGCCAATCATCATCGTCCTCATCATCAATCTGGGCAGCCAGCTGTCTGGATTCAATGCG ATCATCAATTATTCCACCAGAATGTTCCAGGCCAAGTTTGACGAGGCCAAATACCTGACGCTGGGCGTGGGCGCTGTCAATGTGACCTTCACTTTGGTCGCA TTCTTCCTGATGGAAAGGGCAGGCAGGCGGAGGCTGCTCCTGACTGGTTTCATCTCCATAGCAGTGTGCAACCTACTCATGACCATAGTCGACTCTGTCCTG CACCTGGTCCCAGAGCTGCGCAGCCTGCAGGTCCTGCTGGTTTTCTGCCTGATTTCGGCCTACGAGCTGGGCCCTGGTCCCATCTCCTGGTTCATCGCCGCTGAGCTGTTCGACCAGCCTGGCAGACCCATCGCCATGGCCTTCACCAGCATGCTGAACTGGGGAGGGAAATTTGTTCTGGCACTCCTCTTCCCTCCATTGCTG AAACTCTGCGGCGCGTACGTCTACCTCCTCTTCATGATTGTGGCTCTGTTCgccttcaccttcacctggtTTCGCCTCCCAGAGACGAAAGGTCGCACGTTCGATGACATTGCAGAGGAGTTCAGAGGAGCCGAGGGCATTCCTTTGCACAATAAGGCCGGATTTAACACTTTCACCTGA
- the slc2a1c gene encoding solute carrier family 2, facilitated glucose transporter member 1 isoform X1: MSLTRTLSQSHLTATLLTSILAAVLGSLQIGYHTGNVNAPAKIIEEFFNHTWRARHNQSMPDHSLTLLWSLSVSIKDFGALLGSLGVKYLADSYGRRNSILIVNCLSVVGACLMSASKVSKSFEVLILGRLVFGLFCGLVMSLNPLYIQEVSPTNLRGAFATLNQVSFASGILVGMVAGLETMMGTEHHWAMMLSLSIIPALIQYLVFPFCPESPRYLLINQGEESKAEAALLRLKGNTDKVYAELEEMKEEAAHTQTGVTISEFFKKRRYKQPIIIVLIINLGSQLSGFNAIINYSTRMFQAKFDEAKYLTLGVGAVNVTFTLVAFFLMERAGRRRLLLTGFISIAVCNLLMTIVDSVLHLVPELRSLQVLLVFCLISAYELGPGPISWFIAAELFDQPGRPIAMAFTSMLNWGGKFVLALLFPPLLKLCGAYVYLLFMIVALFAFTFTWFRLPETKGRTFDDIAEEFRGAEGIPLHNKAGFNTFT, from the exons atgtcactgACCCGAACGTTGTCACAGAGCCATCTGACAGCCACACTCCTGACCTCCATCCTGGCCGCGGTTCTCGGCTCCCTGCAGATCGGCTACCACACCGGCAACGTCAACGCTCCAGCCAAG ATCATCGAGGAGTTCTTCAACCACACCTGGAGAGCCAGGCACAACCAGTCGATGCCAGATCACAGCCTGACTCTCCTGTGGTCGCTCTCTGTCAGCATCAAGGACTTCGGAGCCTTGCTGGGCTCGCTGGGTGTCAAATATCTGGCAGATTCTTATGgaag ACGTAACTCCATCCTCATAGTTAACTGCCTCTCTGTGGTGGGAGCCTGTCTGATGTCTGCCTCCAAAGTCAGCAAGTCATTTGAGGTTCTCATCCTGGGACGGTTGGTGTTCGGTCTCTTCTGCGGCCTGGTGATGAGCCTTAACCCGCTCTACATCCAGGAGGTGTCGCCCACAAACCTCAGAGGGGCTTTCGCTACGCTAAACCAAGTGTCCTTTGCCTCGGGCATCCTGGTGGGAATG GTGGCTGGTCTGGAGACAATGATGGGTACTGAGCATCACTGGGCCATGATGCTGTCCCTGTCCATCATCCCGGCCCTGATACAGTACCTGGTCTTCCCTTTCTGCCCTGAGAGCCCTCGCTATCTGCTCATCAACCAAGGAGAGGAAAGCAAGGCGGAAGCTG CCCTGCTGAGGCTGAAAGGCAACACAGACAAGGTGTATGCTGAGCTGGAAGAAATGAAGGAGGAGGCCGCCCACACTCAGACTGGAGTCACCATCAGTGAGTTCTTTAAGAAGCGCCGCTACAAGCAGCCAATCATCATCGTCCTCATCATCAATCTGGGCAGCCAGCTGTCTGGATTCAATGCG ATCATCAATTATTCCACCAGAATGTTCCAGGCCAAGTTTGACGAGGCCAAATACCTGACGCTGGGCGTGGGCGCTGTCAATGTGACCTTCACTTTGGTCGCA TTCTTCCTGATGGAAAGGGCAGGCAGGCGGAGGCTGCTCCTGACTGGTTTCATCTCCATAGCAGTGTGCAACCTACTCATGACCATAGTCGACTCTGTCCTG CACCTGGTCCCAGAGCTGCGCAGCCTGCAGGTCCTGCTGGTTTTCTGCCTGATTTCGGCCTACGAGCTGGGCCCTGGTCCCATCTCCTGGTTCATCGCCGCTGAGCTGTTCGACCAGCCTGGCAGACCCATCGCCATGGCCTTCACCAGCATGCTGAACTGGGGAGGGAAATTTGTTCTGGCACTCCTCTTCCCTCCATTGCTG AAACTCTGCGGCGCGTACGTCTACCTCCTCTTCATGATTGTGGCTCTGTTCgccttcaccttcacctggtTTCGCCTCCCAGAGACGAAAGGTCGCACGTTCGATGACATTGCAGAGGAGTTCAGAGGAGCCGAGGGCATTCCTTTGCACAATAAGGCCGGATTTAACACTTTCACCTGA
- the slc2a1c gene encoding solute carrier family 2, facilitated glucose transporter member 1 isoform X3 — MPDHSLTLLWSLSVSIKDFGALLGSLGVKYLADSYGRRNSILIVNCLSVVGACLMSASKVSKSFEVLILGRLVFGLFCGLVMSLNPLYIQEVSPTNLRGAFATLNQVSFASGILVGMVAGLETMMGTEHHWAMMLSLSIIPALIQYLVFPFCPESPRYLLINQGEESKAEAALLRLKGNTDKVYAELEEMKEEAAHTQTGVTISEFFKKRRYKQPIIIVLIINLGSQLSGFNAIINYSTRMFQAKFDEAKYLTLGVGAVNVTFTLVAFFLMERAGRRRLLLTGFISIAVCNLLMTIVDSVLHLVPELRSLQVLLVFCLISAYELGPGPISWFIAAELFDQPGRPIAMAFTSMLNWGGKFVLALLFPPLLKLCGAYVYLLFMIVALFAFTFTWFRLPETKGRTFDDIAEEFRGAEGIPLHNKAGFNTFT, encoded by the exons ATGCCAGATCACAGCCTGACTCTCCTGTGGTCGCTCTCTGTCAGCATCAAGGACTTCGGAGCCTTGCTGGGCTCGCTGGGTGTCAAATATCTGGCAGATTCTTATGgaag ACGTAACTCCATCCTCATAGTTAACTGCCTCTCTGTGGTGGGAGCCTGTCTGATGTCTGCCTCCAAAGTCAGCAAGTCATTTGAGGTTCTCATCCTGGGACGGTTGGTGTTCGGTCTCTTCTGCGGCCTGGTGATGAGCCTTAACCCGCTCTACATCCAGGAGGTGTCGCCCACAAACCTCAGAGGGGCTTTCGCTACGCTAAACCAAGTGTCCTTTGCCTCGGGCATCCTGGTGGGAATG GTGGCTGGTCTGGAGACAATGATGGGTACTGAGCATCACTGGGCCATGATGCTGTCCCTGTCCATCATCCCGGCCCTGATACAGTACCTGGTCTTCCCTTTCTGCCCTGAGAGCCCTCGCTATCTGCTCATCAACCAAGGAGAGGAAAGCAAGGCGGAAGCTG CCCTGCTGAGGCTGAAAGGCAACACAGACAAGGTGTATGCTGAGCTGGAAGAAATGAAGGAGGAGGCCGCCCACACTCAGACTGGAGTCACCATCAGTGAGTTCTTTAAGAAGCGCCGCTACAAGCAGCCAATCATCATCGTCCTCATCATCAATCTGGGCAGCCAGCTGTCTGGATTCAATGCG ATCATCAATTATTCCACCAGAATGTTCCAGGCCAAGTTTGACGAGGCCAAATACCTGACGCTGGGCGTGGGCGCTGTCAATGTGACCTTCACTTTGGTCGCA TTCTTCCTGATGGAAAGGGCAGGCAGGCGGAGGCTGCTCCTGACTGGTTTCATCTCCATAGCAGTGTGCAACCTACTCATGACCATAGTCGACTCTGTCCTG CACCTGGTCCCAGAGCTGCGCAGCCTGCAGGTCCTGCTGGTTTTCTGCCTGATTTCGGCCTACGAGCTGGGCCCTGGTCCCATCTCCTGGTTCATCGCCGCTGAGCTGTTCGACCAGCCTGGCAGACCCATCGCCATGGCCTTCACCAGCATGCTGAACTGGGGAGGGAAATTTGTTCTGGCACTCCTCTTCCCTCCATTGCTG AAACTCTGCGGCGCGTACGTCTACCTCCTCTTCATGATTGTGGCTCTGTTCgccttcaccttcacctggtTTCGCCTCCCAGAGACGAAAGGTCGCACGTTCGATGACATTGCAGAGGAGTTCAGAGGAGCCGAGGGCATTCCTTTGCACAATAAGGCCGGATTTAACACTTTCACCTGA